From a single Brassica napus cultivar Da-Ae chromosome C9, Da-Ae, whole genome shotgun sequence genomic region:
- the LOC106418689 gene encoding uncharacterized protein LOC106418689 isoform X1, with translation MDNPERFDQTNQGSSSSIPSKRKRGRPRSDEVQQLNPPVTAIDENLIGQMVSGVVEGSFEAGYFLNVKVADTDKQFKGIVFLPGKVTPVTPTTDLFPQAKMYAREVPSLNQQTPTTQSKRDAGNQTDFHPMSDEGVGSEAIDTEMKDVGGSSAEDKLTEPEGQTLSLMPQFASDDAPKDDHTVLRSEACGATLETNPTQATGSSSTLSLDLFQNETKRSGLTEDEESPKDAETRGMEGKTVSLVDDVPEELQLELGNKKMSATSNAAETNPDQATSSKGGLLANLFESREETAKGPEETNAGSGSGATTTTQVDDNDS, from the exons ATGGATAATCCAGAGAGGTTTGACCAAACGAATCAAGGCTCTAGCTCTTCTATTCCAAGTAAGAGGAAAAGGGGTCGTCCTCGCAGTGATGAAGTCCAACAACTGAACCCACCTGTTACCGCCATTGATGAGAATCTGATAGGTCAGATGGTTTCTGGTGTGGTTGAAGGTTCTTTCGAGGCTGGCTATTTTCTCAACGTGAAGGTCGCTGACACGGATAAGCAATTTAAAGGCATTGTTTTCTTACCTGGCAAAGTCACTCCAGTTACTCCAACAACTGATTTGTTTCCCCAAGCTAAAATGTATGCAAGAGAAGTTCCTTCTCTAAACCAACAAACTCCAACCACTCAGTCCAAGAGAGACGCTGGGAATCAAACTGATTTTCATCCTATGAGCGATGAGGGTGTTGGTTCTGAGGCTATTGATACAGAGATGAAAGATGTTGGTGGCTCTTCTGCAGAGGATAAACTCACTGAACCTGAAGGCCAAACCCTCTCTCTGATGCCACAGTTTGCCAGTGATGATGCACCCAAAGATGACCATACCGTCCTGAGATCTGAAGCCTGTGGAGCAA CACTTGAAACGAATCCAACGCAGGCCACGGGATCTAGCTCTACGCTAAGCCTTGACCTCTTTCAGAATGAGACTAAGCGATCCGGATTAACTGAGGACGAGGAATCTCCTAAAGACGCTGAAACTCGTGGAATGGAGGGAAAAACGGTTTCTCTCGTTGATGATGTGCCAGAGGAGCTTCAGCTAGAGCTTGGCAACAAGAAAATGAGTGCTACATCCAATGCAGCTGAAACAAATCCTGATCAGGCTACTTCATCAAAAGGTGGGCTCTTGGCGAACTTGTTTGAAAGTAGAGAAGAAACAGCGAAAGGGCCAGAAGAAACTAATGCAGGTTCAGGGAGTggggcaacaacaacaacacaagtAGATGATAATGATTCTTGA
- the LOC106418689 gene encoding uncharacterized protein LOC106418689 isoform X2, whose product MFFSYYHQGTLIMDNPERFDQTNQGSSSSIPSKRKRGRPRSDEVQQLNPPVTAIDENLIGQMVSGVVEGSFEAGYFLNVKVADTDKQFKGIVFLPGKVTPVTPTTDLFPQAKMYAREVPSLNQQTPTTQSKRDAGNQTDFHPMSDEGVGSEAIDTEMKDVGGSSAEDKLTEPEGQTLSLMPQFASDDAPKDDHTVLRSEACGATLETNPTQATGSSSTLSLDLFQNETKRSGLTEDEESPKDAETRGMEGKTVSLVDDVPEELQLELGNKKMSATSNAAETNPDQATSSKGGLLANLFESREETAKGPEETNAGSGSGATTTTQVDDNDS is encoded by the exons atgtttttttcttattatcacCAGGGGACTTTGATCATGGATAATCCAGAGAGGTTTGACCAAACGAATCAAGGCTCTAGCTCTTCTATTCCAAGTAAGAGGAAAAGGGGTCGTCCTCGCAGTGATGAAGTCCAACAACTGAACCCACCTGTTACCGCCATTGATGAGAATCTGATAGGTCAGATGGTTTCTGGTGTGGTTGAAGGTTCTTTCGAGGCTGGCTATTTTCTCAACGTGAAGGTCGCTGACACGGATAAGCAATTTAAAGGCATTGTTTTCTTACCTGGCAAAGTCACTCCAGTTACTCCAACAACTGATTTGTTTCCCCAAGCTAAAATGTATGCAAGAGAAGTTCCTTCTCTAAACCAACAAACTCCAACCACTCAGTCCAAGAGAGACGCTGGGAATCAAACTGATTTTCATCCTATGAGCGATGAGGGTGTTGGTTCTGAGGCTATTGATACAGAGATGAAAGATGTTGGTGGCTCTTCTGCAGAGGATAAACTCACTGAACCTGAAGGCCAAACCCTCTCTCTGATGCCACAGTTTGCCAGTGATGATGCACCCAAAGATGACCATACCGTCCTGAGATCTGAAGCCTGTGGAGCAA CACTTGAAACGAATCCAACGCAGGCCACGGGATCTAGCTCTACGCTAAGCCTTGACCTCTTTCAGAATGAGACTAAGCGATCCGGATTAACTGAGGACGAGGAATCTCCTAAAGACGCTGAAACTCGTGGAATGGAGGGAAAAACGGTTTCTCTCGTTGATGATGTGCCAGAGGAGCTTCAGCTAGAGCTTGGCAACAAGAAAATGAGTGCTACATCCAATGCAGCTGAAACAAATCCTGATCAGGCTACTTCATCAAAAGGTGGGCTCTTGGCGAACTTGTTTGAAAGTAGAGAAGAAACAGCGAAAGGGCCAGAAGAAACTAATGCAGGTTCAGGGAGTggggcaacaacaacaacacaagtAGATGATAATGATTCTTGA